A genomic stretch from Phycisphaerae bacterium includes:
- the nuoH gene encoding NADH-quinone oxidoreductase subunit NuoH: MKNLLSDQFNFSIILMLVVFGLIMGAVAYSILLERKISAWIQDRYGPNRVGPGGLLQPIADGLKFLLKEDIIPASVDRALFLFAPWMIFVVATIGFAVIPWGGNFRWSWMPADAPALTAQVASIDIGLLYIVAVASLGVYGVVLGGWASNNKYSFYGGMRAAAQMLSYEIPMGMAILAAILTTGCLRLEDMVTYQANHVWTVVYHPVAAFILFTTALAEANRMPFDLAESEQELVGGYHTEYSAMKLALFFLAEYAHMITSSALMVAIFFGGYLVPGWDWLNNDGSFLAMCCRMGVTAFKVFLVICVYMIVRWTLPRFRFDQLMRLAWKGLVPMTMGIVAVQGIILYAGWPQWFALPANVMILFIGAFVGAASGKQITGRQLSLPARARWGVQHG; this comes from the coding sequence ATGAAGAATCTCTTGAGCGACCAATTCAACTTCAGCATTATCCTGATGCTCGTTGTCTTCGGGCTCATCATGGGCGCCGTGGCGTATTCGATTCTGTTGGAGCGCAAGATCTCCGCCTGGATTCAGGATCGCTACGGCCCCAATCGCGTCGGCCCCGGCGGCCTGCTTCAGCCCATCGCCGACGGGCTCAAGTTCCTCCTCAAAGAAGACATCATCCCGGCGAGCGTTGACCGGGCGCTCTTTCTCTTTGCGCCGTGGATGATCTTCGTCGTCGCCACCATCGGCTTCGCGGTCATCCCCTGGGGCGGCAATTTCCGGTGGTCGTGGATGCCGGCTGACGCCCCGGCCCTGACGGCCCAGGTCGCCAGCATCGACATCGGCCTGCTCTACATCGTCGCCGTCGCCTCGCTCGGCGTGTATGGGGTCGTGCTCGGCGGCTGGGCGAGCAACAACAAGTATTCTTTCTACGGCGGCATGCGCGCCGCAGCGCAGATGCTCTCCTACGAAATCCCCATGGGTATGGCCATCCTCGCTGCCATCCTCACGACCGGCTGCCTCCGTCTGGAAGACATGGTCACCTACCAGGCCAACCATGTTTGGACGGTCGTATACCATCCGGTCGCCGCGTTCATCCTCTTCACCACCGCCCTCGCCGAGGCCAATCGCATGCCCTTCGACCTCGCCGAATCCGAGCAGGAACTCGTCGGCGGCTACCACACCGAGTACAGCGCGATGAAGCTGGCCTTGTTTTTCCTCGCCGAATACGCACACATGATTACGTCCAGCGCCCTTATGGTCGCCATCTTTTTTGGCGGCTATCTCGTTCCCGGTTGGGACTGGCTCAACAATGACGGCTCGTTCCTGGCCATGTGCTGCCGGATGGGTGTGACCGCGTTCAAAGTCTTCCTTGTCATCTGCGTCTACATGATCGTCCGCTGGACCCTGCCGCGCTTTCGCTTCGATCAGCTCATGCGCCTCGCGTGGAAAGGTCTGGTTCCCATGACGATGGGGATCGTGGCCGTGCAGGGAATAATCCTCTACGCCGGCTGGCCGCAGTGGTTCGCCCTCCCAGCAAATGTGATGATTCTATTCATCGGGGCCTTCGTCGGTGCGGCGAGCGGAAAGCAGATCACCGGCCGGCAGCTCAGCCTTCCGGCGCGGGCCCGTTGGGGGGTGCAACATGGCTAG
- the gmk gene encoding guanylate kinase — protein METSKKRGQVVVVSGPSGVGKSTVCRRLCEKVPAEFSVSVTTRKRRINEEHARDYHYISPEEFAKLKDSGGLLESAEVYGHWYGTPLAEVETAIAQGRVIVLEIDIKGCIQVRRKMPDARTFFLLPPTSDEQRRRIEGRRTDDATAIRERLSQADGEIRYAMESGCYDDFIINDDLNETVDKIYAKLVKNV, from the coding sequence GTGGAGACATCGAAAAAGCGCGGACAAGTGGTGGTGGTCAGCGGACCCAGCGGGGTGGGCAAGTCCACGGTCTGCCGGCGGCTCTGCGAAAAAGTGCCCGCGGAGTTCAGCGTGTCGGTCACGACGCGAAAGCGGCGGATCAACGAAGAACATGCCCGCGACTATCATTACATCAGCCCGGAGGAGTTCGCGAAGCTCAAAGACAGCGGCGGCCTGTTGGAATCGGCGGAGGTCTATGGTCATTGGTACGGCACGCCGTTGGCGGAGGTCGAGACCGCGATTGCCCAAGGCCGCGTGATTGTCCTGGAGATCGACATAAAAGGCTGCATCCAGGTGCGGCGAAAGATGCCCGATGCCAGGACCTTTTTTCTCCTGCCGCCGACGTCGGACGAACAGCGCCGCCGGATTGAGGGCCGGCGGACCGACGATGCGACGGCGATCCGTGAGCGGCTGTCCCAGGCCGACGGCGAGATCCGCTATGCCATGGAATCCGGCTGTTATGACGATTTCATCATCAATGATGACTTAAACGAAACTGTGGATAAGATATACGCAAAGCTGGTCAAGAACGTGTGA
- the nuoF gene encoding NADH-quinone oxidoreductase subunit NuoF, with product MPKYEPILMKNVGVPNSRTLETYRSRGGYAAAQKVIQEWTPEQTIECVKAANLRGRGGAGFPAGMKWSFLPPDRKVTYLCVNADESEPGTFSNRVLMEEDPHQLLEGTLIASYATKTTVAYIYMRGEFHEQFHILQKALDEAYAAGLFGKKVFGSAYSVECYIHRGAGAYVCGEETGLIESLEGKRGWPRIKPPFPAIEGLFRKPTVVNNVETLCCVPHIVNRGAEWFKSIGTEGSAGPKLYTLSGPVKRPGCFEAPLGLSCRDLIFGDDFGQGMVDGKKIKGCIPGGLSMGILTEAELDCKLDFDDVRKYGLLGLGTAGAIVIPHDADIRQVLANVTRFYSHESCGQCTQCREGTNWMYKIALRIALGAGRLGDLDLLLEISKNMGMMGGLSICGLPDGAAFPVRTIVEKYRDEFETHIRRQEPGRVNSVLKRLNPAAYELPILQPTRKQAGRLSSA from the coding sequence ATGCCCAAGTACGAACCCATCCTTATGAAGAATGTCGGCGTGCCCAATAGCCGCACGCTCGAGACCTATCGCTCGCGCGGCGGCTACGCGGCGGCGCAAAAGGTCATCCAGGAGTGGACGCCGGAACAGACGATCGAATGCGTCAAAGCAGCGAACCTGCGGGGCCGCGGCGGGGCCGGCTTTCCCGCGGGCATGAAGTGGTCGTTCCTTCCCCCGGATCGAAAGGTGACTTATCTGTGCGTCAACGCGGATGAATCCGAGCCGGGTACGTTCAGCAACCGCGTGCTGATGGAGGAGGACCCGCACCAACTCCTCGAGGGAACACTGATTGCCTCCTATGCCACCAAGACCACTGTGGCGTATATCTACATGCGCGGCGAGTTTCACGAACAATTTCATATTCTACAAAAGGCGCTCGACGAGGCTTATGCCGCGGGACTCTTCGGAAAAAAGGTCTTCGGCAGCGCTTACAGCGTAGAGTGCTACATCCACCGCGGTGCGGGGGCGTATGTCTGCGGCGAGGAGACCGGTCTGATCGAAAGCCTCGAAGGCAAGCGGGGCTGGCCGCGGATCAAGCCGCCCTTTCCCGCGATAGAAGGGCTTTTCCGCAAGCCCACCGTTGTGAACAATGTCGAGACGCTGTGCTGCGTCCCCCACATCGTGAATCGCGGAGCGGAGTGGTTTAAGTCCATCGGAACGGAAGGCTCGGCCGGTCCGAAGCTCTACACGCTGAGCGGACCGGTCAAGCGTCCCGGGTGCTTTGAAGCCCCCCTCGGACTCTCCTGTCGCGACCTCATCTTCGGCGACGATTTCGGCCAAGGGATGGTGGACGGCAAGAAGATCAAGGGGTGTATTCCGGGCGGCCTTTCGATGGGGATTCTCACCGAGGCCGAGCTTGACTGTAAGCTCGACTTCGACGACGTGCGAAAATACGGTCTTCTGGGCCTCGGGACGGCCGGCGCGATCGTCATCCCTCACGACGCTGACATCCGGCAGGTTCTCGCGAATGTGACGCGATTCTACTCCCACGAAAGCTGCGGTCAGTGCACGCAATGCCGCGAAGGCACGAACTGGATGTACAAAATCGCCCTGCGGATCGCACTGGGCGCCGGCCGCCTCGGGGACCTCGACCTGCTCCTCGAGATCTCGAAGAACATGGGCATGATGGGCGGCCTGTCCATCTGCGGTCTACCGGACGGCGCGGCCTTTCCGGTCCGGACCATCGTTGAGAAATACCGCGACGAGTTTGAAACGCACATTCGCAGGCAGGAACCCGGCCGCGTCAACAGCGTGCTGAAGCGCCTCAATCCGGCGGCCTATGAATTGCCCATTCTCCAGCCGACCCGAAAACAGGCGGGCCGGCTTTCGAGCGCCTGA
- a CDS encoding flavoprotein, producing MSGPRNPDTSASSPRTDELTGCEVVVGVCGGIAAYKTAALVSALVQRGAGVTVAMTAAAKHFVGPLTFEALTARQVFTSPWESTAYFDPQHIRLTEGADVMVIAPATANIIGKIAHGLADDLVSTMVMSAACPVLLAPAMNTRMWENAIVQDNVKSLAARGYRIVPPGEGWLACRTIGSGRMAEPDEILARTIELLKASPPKNAAPNR from the coding sequence GTGAGCGGGCCAAGAAATCCTGACACCTCCGCGAGTTCCCCGCGAACCGATGAACTGACCGGCTGCGAGGTCGTCGTCGGAGTCTGCGGGGGCATTGCCGCGTACAAGACGGCGGCCCTGGTCTCCGCGCTTGTGCAGCGCGGCGCGGGCGTGACGGTCGCGATGACCGCCGCGGCGAAGCACTTCGTCGGCCCGCTGACGTTCGAGGCCCTGACCGCGCGGCAGGTCTTTACCAGCCCCTGGGAATCGACCGCTTACTTCGACCCACAGCACATCCGCCTGACCGAGGGGGCCGACGTAATGGTCATCGCCCCGGCCACGGCCAACATCATCGGCAAGATCGCTCACGGCCTGGCGGACGACCTCGTTTCGACGATGGTCATGTCGGCGGCCTGTCCGGTACTGCTGGCGCCGGCGATGAACACGCGGATGTGGGAAAACGCGATCGTACAGGACAATGTGAAATCCCTGGCGGCCCGGGGCTATCGGATCGTCCCTCCCGGCGAAGGCTGGCTCGCCTGTCGAACCATCGGGTCCGGTCGCATGGCCGAGCCGGATGAGATTCTTGCCCGCACGATCGAGTTGTTGAAAGCCAGCCCCCCCAAAAATGCCGCGCCGAACCGCTAA
- a CDS encoding tetratricopeptide repeat protein, producing the protein MPFEIPQLELVGLQPVVKESIDEAMIALRGSPADASKAGDLGMVFFNAGCPQAAASCFEYAAGLEPTAMRWRYYLGLSHVAVYNSSAAAEAFERARELDAQYAPILVELGGLRLKSDVPAARQLFQQATERNPREPRGHFGLGECARLRGDFAAAIPHYQKALELSPTYADAHQALAQCLESTGKKTEARRHRAFRAVGGSQPSAEDPLLVELLSRATAGSQLIDLARALTEAGKVAQAIETLETVVAKDGSDMIARGALGLLLDLTGQQREAVQQFRAILEKQPNDFPSVLNLAKALTEAGEYEEGERYYLEVLNSEPRNSRALSLFGWHLMGCGRMEEAAKYFERWVQLKPDEPESHLALALALTCLTRYEAAADQYRRANMLKIGKEDTFARFLWNLAEALMRQQRYMASGREIALTSVRSVSALADVLDTKQMSSEAAAARAFDAVLLRRAVASAQAGHFANGLDYVRLGLADEENKTKAGIIEEIKKNVAAKPEDINVRHLLAIVLVDIGERSAAKEHWQQIIKVQPRFVLAYIALAVESMYENDFAQARGNLEAGLQHEPDSPWLSNALAWVLATCPEDEHRDAAAALRWAQKACQATGNKNPVFLDTLAAAHAATGNFSEAVRVEGEAIRFSTEIGQTISIPVYRERLELYENKKPYVQRGKRELNLEK; encoded by the coding sequence ATGCCCTTTGAAATACCGCAACTCGAACTGGTCGGCTTGCAGCCCGTTGTGAAGGAATCCATTGACGAGGCCATGATAGCCCTGCGCGGCAGCCCCGCGGACGCCTCCAAGGCCGGCGATCTCGGAATGGTCTTCTTTAACGCCGGTTGCCCCCAGGCGGCGGCCAGCTGTTTCGAATACGCCGCGGGTTTGGAACCGACGGCGATGCGCTGGCGCTATTACCTGGGCCTCTCGCACGTTGCGGTTTACAACTCGTCGGCCGCCGCGGAGGCGTTCGAGCGCGCGCGGGAACTGGATGCGCAATATGCCCCGATCCTGGTGGAATTAGGGGGGCTGCGGCTCAAGTCGGATGTACCGGCGGCTCGCCAACTTTTCCAACAAGCGACAGAGCGAAACCCCCGGGAGCCTCGGGGGCATTTTGGCCTGGGTGAGTGCGCGCGGTTGCGCGGTGATTTTGCGGCCGCGATTCCCCATTATCAAAAGGCCCTCGAACTCTCGCCCACCTATGCGGATGCGCATCAAGCGCTGGCGCAATGTCTGGAGTCGACCGGCAAAAAGACAGAAGCCAGGCGGCATCGCGCCTTTCGGGCCGTCGGCGGCTCGCAGCCATCGGCCGAGGATCCGCTGCTCGTGGAGTTGCTCAGCCGGGCGACGGCGGGATCGCAATTGATCGACTTGGCGAGGGCCCTCACGGAAGCCGGAAAGGTCGCACAAGCCATCGAGACCTTGGAAACCGTCGTGGCCAAGGACGGTTCCGACATGATCGCCCGTGGGGCCCTGGGGCTCCTGCTGGACTTGACCGGCCAGCAACGCGAGGCCGTTCAACAGTTTCGCGCCATCTTGGAGAAACAACCGAACGACTTTCCGTCGGTGTTGAACCTGGCCAAGGCGCTGACCGAAGCAGGAGAATACGAGGAAGGGGAACGCTATTACCTGGAGGTGTTGAACAGCGAGCCGCGAAACAGCCGGGCGCTTTCGCTTTTTGGATGGCATCTCATGGGCTGCGGTCGGATGGAGGAAGCCGCGAAGTACTTCGAGCGTTGGGTGCAACTCAAGCCGGACGAGCCCGAAAGCCACCTCGCATTGGCGCTCGCGCTGACCTGCTTGACGCGTTACGAGGCGGCGGCCGATCAATACCGGCGGGCGAATATGCTCAAGATTGGAAAGGAGGACACGTTTGCGCGGTTCTTGTGGAATCTTGCGGAAGCGCTGATGAGGCAGCAAAGATACATGGCGTCAGGCCGCGAGATCGCATTGACGAGTGTCCGCTCGGTCAGCGCCCTGGCCGACGTTTTGGATACCAAGCAAATGTCCTCGGAAGCGGCGGCCGCCCGCGCCTTCGATGCCGTCCTGTTGAGAAGGGCCGTCGCTTCGGCGCAAGCCGGTCATTTTGCGAACGGCCTCGATTACGTGCGCCTGGGTCTCGCTGATGAGGAAAACAAGACAAAGGCCGGGATCATCGAGGAAATAAAGAAGAACGTCGCCGCCAAACCGGAGGACATCAACGTTCGGCATCTCCTGGCGATTGTGCTCGTGGATATCGGCGAGCGGTCCGCCGCCAAGGAACACTGGCAGCAGATCATCAAGGTCCAACCCAGATTCGTATTGGCGTACATTGCTTTGGCCGTCGAATCGATGTACGAAAATGACTTTGCGCAAGCCCGGGGCAACTTGGAAGCGGGGCTTCAACACGAGCCGGATTCTCCCTGGCTGTCCAACGCCCTCGCATGGGTCCTGGCGACGTGTCCCGAAGACGAACATCGGGACGCGGCAGCGGCGCTGCGCTGGGCCCAAAAAGCCTGCCAGGCGACCGGCAATAAGAACCCCGTATTCCTTGATACGCTGGCGGCGGCTCACGCGGCGACGGGCAACTTTTCCGAGGCGGTCCGCGTGGAGGGAGAAGCGATCCGGTTCTCCACCGAGATCGGCCAGACCATCTCCATTCCCGTGTACCGCGAGCGCCTGGAGCTTTACGAGAACAAAAAGCCTTACGTTCAACGGGGCAAGCGGGAGCTGAACCTGGAAAAATAG
- a CDS encoding NADH-quinone oxidoreductase subunit I, producing the protein MASASWRDTDIVYVDQPELTMHERLYLPQIFGGLKTTLRHMFKQKLREQTVVQYPEQKRILRKENYRGVHRLNRDEQGRVACVACFMCETACPAHCIHIEGADSPWPDREKYPIRFDIDELRCIYCGMCEEACPVDAIELTPEYSLVGSSREEMIFDKEKLLMVFDRTKDDKPRKNPAITGY; encoded by the coding sequence ATGGCTAGCGCAAGTTGGCGGGACACCGATATCGTTTACGTCGATCAGCCGGAATTGACGATGCACGAGCGGCTCTACCTGCCGCAGATCTTCGGGGGTCTCAAAACGACGCTTCGGCATATGTTTAAGCAGAAGCTCCGCGAGCAAACCGTGGTGCAATACCCGGAGCAGAAGCGAATCCTCCGCAAGGAGAACTATCGCGGCGTCCATCGGCTCAATCGCGATGAACAGGGCCGCGTGGCGTGTGTCGCCTGCTTTATGTGTGAGACGGCCTGTCCGGCACACTGCATCCACATCGAAGGCGCCGACAGCCCCTGGCCGGATCGTGAGAAATACCCGATCCGCTTCGACATCGACGAATTGCGGTGCATCTACTGCGGCATGTGCGAAGAGGCCTGCCCGGTCGATGCGATCGAGCTGACGCCGGAATACAGCCTCGTTGGCAGCTCCCGCGAGGAGATGATCTTCGACAAGGAAAAGCTCCTGATGGTCTTCGATCGCACCAAGGACGATAAGCCGCGGAAGAACCCGGCGATTACGGGGTATTGA
- a CDS encoding 2Fe-2S iron-sulfur cluster-binding protein yields MPKITIDGKPIDCRDKIPVLQAAIEAGWDVPFYCFHPGLTVVASCRLCLMEMKMPNPKTKEMDWAPRLFPSCQTPVKDGLEVRFDSDSVRANQRSCMEYFLINHPLDCPVCDQAGECYLQDYSLEFGDAASRMVEAKNKNPKKDVGSKTLLYQDRCVMCSRCVRFCDEVSGTNELCIVNRGSRAEIDVFPGIPLENALQGNVVDVCPVGSLLDKDFLMKQRVWFLKETPSICPNCSAGCAIEIHQNENTVWRLKPRYNPGVNDWWMCDEGRFGWKYVHDPKRLNRLTVRRGAETESPDWSQLPEIARYRFAETVKTDGAAKVGALLSPWMSCEEAWLLAKFIRDVAPQATLAMGPVPVHGEDEKFPKGNGRPVRFTIRAEKCPNRRGIEKILAAAGGATCGFDEFVKKAAEGAFAAAWITGGDPTDWVTPDLGKALAKIPLIFAQDIFPNPVTEAATVVVPSVSWAERSGSFMNVDGKIQPFEAAIAPREGCQRDGQYLATLAGLTGIYNAAKIREMMSLTMPEFATLHVPPPLPEHAH; encoded by the coding sequence ATGCCCAAGATCACCATCGACGGTAAACCCATCGACTGCAGGGACAAAATCCCCGTCTTGCAGGCCGCCATCGAGGCCGGGTGGGACGTTCCTTTTTATTGTTTCCATCCCGGCCTGACCGTGGTGGCGTCCTGCCGCCTCTGCCTGATGGAAATGAAGATGCCGAACCCCAAAACCAAGGAAATGGACTGGGCACCTCGTCTTTTCCCGAGCTGCCAGACGCCGGTTAAGGATGGACTGGAGGTCCGCTTTGATTCGGACTCCGTGCGCGCGAATCAGCGATCCTGTATGGAGTATTTCCTGATCAATCACCCGCTCGACTGTCCCGTCTGCGATCAGGCCGGCGAATGCTACCTACAAGATTACAGCCTGGAGTTCGGCGATGCGGCGAGCCGGATGGTCGAAGCCAAGAACAAGAACCCCAAAAAGGACGTCGGCAGCAAGACCCTGCTTTATCAGGATCGATGCGTCATGTGCTCCCGATGCGTGCGGTTTTGCGATGAAGTTTCCGGCACAAACGAACTCTGCATCGTCAACCGCGGCAGCCGGGCGGAGATCGATGTTTTCCCGGGAATCCCGTTAGAGAATGCCCTGCAAGGAAATGTCGTTGACGTCTGCCCCGTGGGGTCGTTGCTCGACAAAGATTTCCTGATGAAGCAGCGGGTCTGGTTCCTCAAGGAGACGCCGAGCATCTGTCCAAACTGCTCCGCAGGCTGCGCGATCGAAATCCATCAAAATGAAAACACCGTGTGGCGGCTGAAACCCCGATACAACCCCGGCGTCAACGACTGGTGGATGTGCGACGAGGGCCGATTCGGCTGGAAGTACGTCCATGACCCGAAACGCCTGAATCGATTAACCGTCCGCCGCGGCGCCGAGACTGAGTCGCCCGATTGGAGCCAACTCCCGGAGATTGCGCGTTATCGATTCGCCGAGACCGTCAAGACCGACGGCGCGGCGAAGGTGGGCGCGCTGCTCTCGCCCTGGATGAGTTGCGAAGAGGCGTGGCTGCTGGCGAAGTTCATCCGCGACGTCGCGCCACAGGCAACGCTTGCAATGGGGCCGGTTCCCGTGCATGGCGAAGACGAAAAGTTCCCCAAGGGGAATGGCCGCCCGGTACGTTTTACTATCCGCGCCGAAAAATGCCCCAACCGCCGCGGCATAGAGAAAATCCTTGCGGCGGCGGGCGGTGCTACGTGCGGCTTCGACGAATTCGTCAAAAAGGCCGCGGAGGGCGCCTTCGCGGCCGCGTGGATCACTGGCGGAGACCCGACCGATTGGGTCACGCCGGACTTGGGCAAGGCCCTCGCGAAGATTCCGCTGATCTTCGCCCAGGACATCTTCCCCAACCCCGTCACGGAAGCCGCCACGGTCGTCGTGCCCAGCGTCTCCTGGGCCGAGCGGTCGGGTTCGTTCATGAATGTGGATGGAAAGATCCAGCCGTTTGAGGCGGCGATAGCCCCGCGGGAGGGCTGCCAGCGCGATGGTCAATACCTCGCCACGCTGGCCGGGCTGACGGGTATTTACAATGCCGCCAAGATTCGCGAGATGATGTCCCTAACGATGCCGGAGTTTGCGACGCTGCACGTTCCGCCTCCGCTACCCGAGCACGCGCATTAA
- a CDS encoding YicC/YloC family endoribonuclease, which produces MILSMTGFGAAEARADGVAFRAEVRSLNNRYFKATIKLPETFQRFEGDIDRLLRSMLGRGSVTYNLRVKDENAPSAYQINTAAVRHYVDKLREITAGQSGIQIDVAGLLEVPGVCEPADIDPAVLDAQYRIVEKMTREAVERVIVMRRAEGAALQKDLEQQCAAIRSGLEEVARRAPQVVEEYHRRLKTRVQQLVAAASVELDQDALAREVAIFADRCDVNEEVSRLASHLDQFGELCGSSEEAGRKLDFLTQEMLREANTIGSKANDAQLARHVVEIKAAIDRIKEQVQNVE; this is translated from the coding sequence ATGATCTTGAGCATGACGGGTTTTGGAGCGGCGGAGGCGCGAGCCGACGGGGTGGCCTTCCGCGCCGAGGTGCGGAGTCTCAACAACCGTTACTTCAAGGCGACGATCAAGCTGCCCGAGACTTTTCAACGCTTCGAAGGAGACATCGACCGGCTGCTTCGCTCGATGCTGGGCCGCGGCAGCGTGACGTACAATTTGCGCGTCAAGGACGAGAACGCGCCGTCGGCCTATCAGATCAACACGGCGGCGGTCAGGCATTACGTGGACAAATTGCGCGAGATCACGGCGGGGCAGAGCGGGATCCAGATCGACGTGGCGGGCCTGCTGGAGGTGCCCGGCGTCTGTGAGCCGGCGGATATCGATCCGGCGGTGCTCGACGCGCAGTATCGCATCGTTGAAAAAATGACCCGCGAGGCGGTGGAACGTGTGATCGTCATGCGCCGTGCGGAGGGCGCCGCCCTGCAAAAGGACCTGGAACAGCAGTGCGCGGCGATCCGGTCGGGGCTTGAGGAAGTGGCCCGGCGAGCGCCGCAGGTCGTAGAGGAATATCACAGGCGACTCAAGACCCGCGTTCAACAACTGGTCGCCGCGGCCAGCGTCGAATTGGACCAGGACGCCCTGGCGCGCGAAGTGGCCATCTTCGCCGACCGGTGCGACGTCAACGAGGAAGTCTCCCGGCTGGCCAGCCATCTGGACCAATTCGGAGAGCTATGCGGCTCATCCGAGGAAGCGGGACGCAAGCTGGATTTTCTGACGCAGGAGATGCTTCGCGAGGCCAATACGATCGGCAGCAAGGCCAACGACGCCCAATTGGCGCGGCACGTGGTGGAGATCAAGGCGGCCATCGACCGCATCAAGGAACAAGTGCAAAACGTCGAGTAG
- a CDS encoding NAD(P)H-dependent oxidoreductase subunit E: protein MAWQAIDRRTPVVDDHAPAVLSEAVREKIRSFFPRYETKRAALLPALHVVQDALGHVSYQAMIEVAEVLELPPSQVIDTLSFYTHFWDHPKGKKVIVLCRSLSCQVMGADAVLDALKSELQIDEHGTTTDGQYSLITEECLAACDHAPCLLVNEKLHKCVKVDAVPKLLKDSKNAEIAVPRSTLFDRPDTNTASAAGEVKGSAETHSIGKTSDVREMKEA, encoded by the coding sequence ATGGCTTGGCAGGCAATCGATCGCCGAACCCCCGTTGTCGACGACCATGCCCCCGCCGTTCTCTCCGAGGCGGTGCGGGAGAAGATCCGGTCGTTCTTTCCGCGGTACGAGACGAAGCGGGCGGCGCTGCTGCCGGCGCTGCACGTTGTGCAGGATGCGCTGGGCCACGTCAGCTATCAGGCGATGATAGAGGTCGCCGAGGTGCTGGAGCTGCCGCCGAGCCAGGTGATCGACACGCTGAGCTTCTACACCCATTTCTGGGACCACCCCAAGGGCAAGAAGGTCATCGTCCTATGTCGCAGCCTCTCCTGCCAGGTGATGGGCGCCGACGCCGTCCTCGACGCCTTGAAAAGCGAACTCCAGATCGACGAACACGGCACCACGACCGACGGTCAGTACAGCCTAATCACGGAGGAGTGTCTGGCGGCGTGCGATCATGCCCCGTGCCTCTTAGTCAACGAGAAGCTGCACAAGTGCGTCAAGGTCGACGCCGTGCCCAAGCTGCTCAAGGACTCAAAAAACGCCGAAATCGCCGTCCCCCGCTCAACCCTGTTTGATCGACCAGACACCAACACCGCCTCCGCGGCGGGTGAGGTCAAGGGGAGTGCGGAGACCCACTCGATCGGCAAGACTTCCGACGTCCGCGAGATGAAAGAAGCATGA
- a CDS encoding phosphopantothenoylcysteine decarboxylase: protein MPRRTAKRLRILITAGPTREYLDSVRFISNPSSGKMGYALATAARAAGHEVTLVSGPVAIAAPAGIRTVHVETTGEMAAAAKKAFAKSDVAVFTAAVCDYRPQKRSRLKMPKRQVGMSLTLVPTIDIAATLGRRKGRRITVAFALEDHAARRHAEEKLRRKACDAIVLNRPSSIGADHARMEFLVRGEKWQAWPVADKRVIARRLIQEVEKMAGER from the coding sequence ATGCCGCGCCGAACCGCTAAACGCCTGCGCATCCTGATCACCGCGGGGCCGACGCGCGAGTACCTCGATTCCGTTCGGTTCATTTCGAACCCCTCCTCCGGCAAAATGGGCTATGCCCTTGCTACCGCAGCCCGCGCGGCGGGACACGAAGTGACGCTGGTGAGCGGCCCGGTCGCCATCGCGGCCCCGGCCGGCATTCGCACCGTTCACGTCGAAACCACCGGGGAGATGGCGGCCGCCGCGAAAAAGGCCTTTGCGAAGTCCGATGTCGCGGTCTTTACGGCTGCGGTCTGCGACTATCGGCCGCAAAAGCGATCGCGTCTCAAAATGCCGAAGCGCCAGGTGGGGATGTCTCTGACCCTTGTCCCCACGATCGATATTGCGGCGACGCTGGGCCGCCGAAAAGGCCGCCGAATCACCGTCGCCTTCGCGTTGGAAGACCACGCCGCCCGACGCCATGCCGAGGAGAAGCTTCGCCGGAAGGCCTGCGATGCCATCGTCCTGAACCGCCCTTCATCGATCGGCGCCGATCATGCCCGCATGGAGTTTCTGGTGCGCGGGGAGAAATGGCAGGCCTGGCCCGTGGCGGACAAGCGGGTGATCGCGCGGCGGCTGATACAGGAAGTCGAAAAAATGGCAGGTGAACGCTAA
- a CDS encoding DNA-directed RNA polymerase subunit omega encodes MIHDLKNEDLINKVGGRFKLTALIQKRWKELMFGARPMIATGKMTPMEIVVREIMEGKIAVGDEKADSERAKKS; translated from the coding sequence ATGATTCACGACCTGAAGAATGAGGACCTGATCAACAAAGTCGGCGGGCGGTTCAAGCTCACCGCGCTCATCCAGAAGCGCTGGAAGGAGCTGATGTTCGGCGCCCGGCCGATGATCGCGACCGGCAAAATGACGCCCATGGAAATCGTCGTCCGCGAGATCATGGAAGGCAAGATCGCCGTGGGCGATGAGAAGGCCGACAGTGAGCGGGCCAAGAAATCCTGA